The Deinococcus aquiradiocola genome segment GGACGAGGCGCGCGCCAGCAGCCTCTTCCACACCACCCTGCACCGCCTGCGCAAATCCCTCGACAACGAGGCCGTCAGCAGCAGCAACCGCCGCTACGCCCTCTCCGCCGACCTGAACCCCGAATACGACGTGCAACGCTTCGAACTGCTCGCCGGACAGGCCGACCAGAACCGCCTCGGGCTCGAAGAACTCCGCGAACTCGTCAGCCTGTACGGCCAGTTCCTGCCCGGCGTGGACTCCCCCTGGGTGGACGAGGTCCGCAACCGCCTCGAACAGAAGGTCCTCAGCATCCTGAGCCTCGCCGCGAAACTCGCGACCGAAGCGGGCCGCGCCAAGGACGCCGCGCAGTTCTACCAGCGTTCCCTGAGCATCGACCCGCTCAGCGAAGCCGACTGGGACGGTCTCGCCAGGGCCCTCGACAATGTCGGCGACCCGCGTGCGCGCCTCGCCGTGCGCCGCGAAGCGTGGTGGATGAGCGAACTCGACTGACCACCCGAATCCACCAGCCCAGACCCGAACAGCTCCAGACCCGAACGCACCAGGAAACGCGCCGCCGAACCCCTCACGGGACGGCGGCGCGTTTCCTGTGCTCCCGCACGGTCAGGGGCGGCGCAGGGGATACCCCAGGCCCGCCACGATCTCCCGCAGCGTCCCCGCGAACGCGTCCGCGTTGCGCGTCAACGTGTGCCGCTCCAGCACCCGCGCCCGCGCCGCCCGCCCGAACGCCGCCACGAGGCCCGGGTCCCGCGACAGTGCCCGCAGCGCCTCCACGTACCCGGCCGTGCCGTTCCCGACCAGCCAGCCGCTCACGCGGTCCTCGATCAGCTCACGCTGCGCGGGAATGTCGTTGCACACCACGGCCGCGCCGCTCGCCATGGCCTCCAGCGTCGCCAGCGACTGGTTCTCCGCGATGGTCGGCTGCAGCACCACGTCCGCCGCGCGGTACAGCAGCGGCATGTCGTTCCGGCCGCCCAGGAACCGCAGGTTCGCGCTCCCCAGCCGCCGCACCGGCCACTCCATGTACCCGCTCCCCACCAGCACGAACTCCAGCTCCGGCAGGCGCCGCGCGACCGGCAGGAGCGCCACGTGATTCTTCTCGGCGCTCAGGCGCGCCGGGACGAGCACCGTGAACCGCGAAAAGCCCAGCGCCGCCCGCGCCTCCTCCCGCTCCGCACCCACCGGCGGGCGGAACTTGTCGGTGTTCACGCCGTTCTGCACGGCATGCACGGCCCGCATCCCATGCTGCGAACGCAGGTACTCCGCGCCCCAGCGCGACACCGT includes the following:
- a CDS encoding glycosyltransferase family 4 protein, whose translation is MSGPPLKVLFVTDAPAVGGSEVYMRELIPPLRERGVHAEVALPDLEGNRGLREQLKALGVVVHVYGSVSELPPGFDLYLLSSWNPGGYRKYYRALPGPFVALVHDQLMLYVPGLPRGVYRALYEALQARDIRRAGDVVTVSRWGAEYLRSQHGMRAVHAVQNGVNTDKFRPPVGAEREEARAALGFSRFTVLVPARLSAEKNHVALLPVARRLPELEFVLVGSGYMEWPVRRLGSANLRFLGGRNDMPLLYRAADVVLQPTIAENQSLATLEAMASGAAVVCNDIPAQRELIEDRVSGWLVGNGTAGYVEALRALSRDPGLVAAFGRAARARVLERHTLTRNADAFAGTLREIVAGLGYPLRRP